The following nucleotide sequence is from Psychroflexus torquis ATCC 700755.
TCCTATTTAAAAAATCGACTCCATTTTTTAGCCTGACGCATTTATCCAGTGTAGTAAGGTGCAAGCCATCTTCGTATAGAAAATAGTTGAGAACTTTTTCGTGATCTATAAAGTCAAATATTTCTTGTGACGTATAGTTCTTATGTAGCCCAAATACATGGTATTTGTTTAAATAGTCTTCCTCAAAGGCATACCTAAAGCCGTTGCCACTATGCCTGTAATCTGGGATTCTTAAATCGGTATGGGCATCGATATTTAAAACATTTATTGGTTTATCTAGAGCAGTGGAAGTCCCTTTTATAATGCCATAGCAGTTATTATGACCACCTCCAATTACGATAGGAGTTTTGCCCGACTCTACGATAGCTTTTACGACTGCAGTTACCACACTGTCTATTTTGGTAACAATATCTCCTAATTGATTTTCATAATTTTCAGATTTGGGATTTAAAGATTCTGCTTCTTCATAAAAACTATCGCAATTTATTTGGCCAAGGAGAACAAGGTTGTCTGGACGATTGAATTTATTATTTTGAATATTTAATAAGGAAGATAAAACATGTTGAAATGTTTTTGAAGTTCCTGGTTTCCCGAAATTGGCTATGACTCCAAGATCCTCTGGTATTCCAAATAAAACATATCCGGCACCGCATTCAGCTAGTTGATCTAGTTCTGAAACGGTTTTAACACCTTCACCAAACTTTGTTTCGTTTTCTCTATGCTTAATGAACTTAGAAATATCTGAGGTGTTAAAAAAAGTAAAATTTTCCATAGATTAAGAAATAAGTTGTCCAGAAATCCAAACGCTTTCAATACAGTTAGAACCAAACGCGTAAGGAAGTGTACGATAAGATGGAATTTTTTTGGTGATGATAAAACTAGCTAATTTTCCTCGCGTAATACTCCCTACTTTATCTTGTAAGTCCAAAGCAAAAGAAGCATTAAATGTGGCTGCATTTATAGCTTCTTCCGGGGTGAGTTTCATTTTAATACAAGCTAAGGCAACAATAAAATTCATATTTCCTGAGGGTGAACTTCCAGGATTAAAATCGGAAGCCAAAACTAAAGGTAGATTATTATCGATGATATGTCTACCCGGAGTATAAGGGATTTCCAAAAAGAAAGAGCATCCTGGTAAAGCTACAGGGATTGTAGTTCCCTTTTTTAAGGCTAAAACATCATCTTCAGTTAATTCTTCCAAGTGATCTACAGTAAGTGCACCAAGCTCTGAAGCTAATTTTACTCCTCCAAAACTATTAAATTGATTGACGTGTATTTTAACCTTTAAGTTATGTTTTTGACCTGCTTTTATCAATCGTTCTGTATCCTCTAAATCAAAATAGCCTTTTTCACAAAAAACGTCAATGTAGTCGGCCAAACCTTGTTTAGCAACTCTGGGCAATATAGTGTCAATAACCATGGCTAAATAAGTCCCTTTTTGATCTTTGTACTCTTTAGGAACAGCATGTGCCGCAAGAAATGTTGCTTTAATTGGAAGTGTATAATTATCTTTTAAGGCTTTGATAACCTTCAGCATTTTCAACTCAGCATCTGAGGTAAGTCCGTATCCAGATTTTATCTCAACAGCACCAGTCCCTAGTTGCATGATTTCCTTAAGTCTCACTTCTGTCTCAGCATATAATTTTTCAAAACTAGTCGCTTGTAACTTTTTTGCGGAATTGAGAATTCCTCCACCTTTTTGAGCGATATCTTCATAAGATAAGCCATCGATCCTATCTGCAAATTCGTCTTCTCTATGTCCCGAATAGACTAAGTGAGTATGAGAATCTACCCAAGTAGGTAAAATAAACTTACCGCTACAATCTATGACTTCAGCCGTAATTGTATCAGGAGCAGAACTCATAGATCCGAAATCGATAATTTTATCTTCTTTTATATGCAAAAATGCCATGTCTATCTTAGGGAGATTCGACATACTTCCTCCCTTCAAAATTTCGCTTCCAGGTTCTCTTACTTGTAAAAGAGATTTGATATTTATAAATAAATGTTCCATAGTTGGTAAATATATAAAAAAGTGTTAATACTGAAATTAAACTGCTCTCAATTTAAAGTTACGGGTAAACCCATTAAATTTGAAAAAAAAAAGAAAATGCAAAAAGGCTTAAATACAATTTGTGTTCATAGTGGTGATGTAAAAGACACCATTTATAAAGGAGCTGTTTCTCCACTATATATGTCTACAGCTTATGCTTATGAAGGTCTAGAAACTTCTATCTATCCTAGATATTTTAATAGTCCCAACCAATATTTTTTAGCAAAAAAAATAGCTGAATTGGAGCATGCTGAGTCAGCCCTTATATTTGGAAGTGGAATGGCAGCCATAACTACAGCTATGTTGAGTGTATTGGAATCTGGAGATCACGTTATTCTTCAAAATCAGATTTATGGGGGAACTCGCAATTTTATTATTGAAGAATGTCATCGCTATGGAATAAGTTTTGATTTCATCGACGTGAATAATTTGACACTTTTGGAGTCTACTGTAAAACCTGAGACTAAATTACTTTACATAGAAACTCCCTCAAATCCCTTATTGGAAATAACAGACCTTAAATTAGTATCTAAATTTGCAAAGGAAAAAGGTATCTTAACAATGGCCGATAATACGTTCGCCAGTCCTATTAATCAAAGACCACTCGATCTTGGAATTGATATTGTTTTACACAGTGCCACCAAATATCTTGGGGGGCATAGTGATATTACGGCTGGCGCTGTAGCATCTACAGAAGCTATTATGAATAAAGTATTTTCTAAAGCAAAGAATTTTGGAGGAAGTCTCGCGGACCAAACCGTTTGGTTACTTGAGCGAAGTATGAAAACACTTAACCTAAGAGTCAAACAGCAAACCCAAAATGCCATGGATATGGCAGAGTTTCTTGAGAATTCTAGTTTTGTAGATAAAGTCTATTACCCAGGTTTAGAATCAAATCCTCAGCACCAATTAGCTAAAGACCAAATGTTGGGTTTTGGAGGAATGCTATCTTTCGAATTAAATGAAAAGCGTGATACTGTCAAATTCTTTGATTCTTTAAAAATGATTAAAAACGTTTTAAGCTTAGGAGGAGTAGAGAGCACGGTTTTATCTCCAGAAAAAACATCTCATTCTTTGTTGACTGCAGAAGAACGTCATGCTCAAGGCATTAAATCTAATCTTATACGTTTTTCTGTAGGTATTGAAGATACTCAAGATCTAAAACAAGATTTGCTAATGGCTTTTTCTTCAGATCATTAGAGAAGATTCTAGCTATAAACTAAACTTATCTAGCTATAAGAATAGATTTTAAAACTTCCATGTTTAAATCTAACTTATGTTATATTTTTGTAGTGAAGTTATTAATAAATAAAACCAAACAATATGTCTATAGTAGGAAAAAAATTTCCAGATTTAAAAGTTAATGCCATTGATGAAATGGGGGATACTTTTGAAATTAATATTTTAGAGAAAGCAAAAAAAGAAAATAAAAAAATCGTGCTTTTCTGGTACCCTAAAGATTTTACTTATGTGTGCCCAACAGAATTACATGCCTTCCAAGACGCTTTACCAGAATTTGAGAAAAAGAATACTATAGTAATAGGAGCATCTTGTGATACTGCAGAAGTTCATTTTGCTTGGTTAAATACTCCTAAAGATGATGGAGGTATTGAAGGTGTTACATACCCAATTATTTCGGATTCTAATAGAAACTTAAGTTCTAGATTAGGTATACTAGATATCACCAATGAAAGATATGACGATGAGGATGGACATCTTACAGTAGATGGAGATAATGTTACTTATAGAGCAACATACCTAATCGACGAAGAAGGATTGGTATTTCACGAAGGTGTAAATTTCTTTCCAGTAGGGCGTAACGTCAATGAATTTTTAAGAATGATTGATGCGTATACTCACGTACAGAAACACGGAGAAGTTTGTCCTGCAAACTGGGAAGAAGGTAAAGAAAGCATGAAAGCAGATAGAAAAGGAGTTTCTTCTTATTTATCAAGTAACTAAAATAATTTTGGCTAGGCCTCACTAGGTCTAGCCTAACTTAAAATCATAAATTATGTTTCTAGAATTAGATCAAGATAATTTGGCAGATTCTTTAAAAAATAACGATACAGTTGTTGTACAATATTCAGCAACATGGTGTGGGAATTGTAGATTGATGAAGCCAAAATTTAAAAAATTAGCGA
It contains:
- a CDS encoding formimidoylglutamase, producing the protein MENFTFFNTSDISKFIKHRENETKFGEGVKTVSELDQLAECGAGYVLFGIPEDLGVIANFGKPGTSKTFQHVLSSLLNIQNNKFNRPDNLVLLGQINCDSFYEEAESLNPKSENYENQLGDIVTKIDSVVTAVVKAIVESGKTPIVIGGGHNNCYGIIKGTSTALDKPINVLNIDAHTDLRIPDYRHSGNGFRYAFEEDYLNKYHVFGLHKNYTSQEIFDFIDHEKVLNYFLYEDGLHLTTLDKCVRLKNGVDFLNRTFGFELDCDAIGGMNSSAETPSGFSIRDIRTFIKLIKKEQVHYFHICEADASKDKTIGKAISYFVSDFIRDDD
- the hutI gene encoding imidazolonepropionase, giving the protein MEHLFINIKSLLQVREPGSEILKGGSMSNLPKIDMAFLHIKEDKIIDFGSMSSAPDTITAEVIDCSGKFILPTWVDSHTHLVYSGHREDEFADRIDGLSYEDIAQKGGGILNSAKKLQATSFEKLYAETEVRLKEIMQLGTGAVEIKSGYGLTSDAELKMLKVIKALKDNYTLPIKATFLAAHAVPKEYKDQKGTYLAMVIDTILPRVAKQGLADYIDVFCEKGYFDLEDTERLIKAGQKHNLKVKIHVNQFNSFGGVKLASELGALTVDHLEELTEDDVLALKKGTTIPVALPGCSFFLEIPYTPGRHIIDNNLPLVLASDFNPGSSPSGNMNFIVALACIKMKLTPEEAINAATFNASFALDLQDKVGSITRGKLASFIITKKIPSYRTLPYAFGSNCIESVWISGQLIS
- a CDS encoding trans-sulfuration enzyme family protein, translated to MQKGLNTICVHSGDVKDTIYKGAVSPLYMSTAYAYEGLETSIYPRYFNSPNQYFLAKKIAELEHAESALIFGSGMAAITTAMLSVLESGDHVILQNQIYGGTRNFIIEECHRYGISFDFIDVNNLTLLESTVKPETKLLYIETPSNPLLEITDLKLVSKFAKEKGILTMADNTFASPINQRPLDLGIDIVLHSATKYLGGHSDITAGAVASTEAIMNKVFSKAKNFGGSLADQTVWLLERSMKTLNLRVKQQTQNAMDMAEFLENSSFVDKVYYPGLESNPQHQLAKDQMLGFGGMLSFELNEKRDTVKFFDSLKMIKNVLSLGGVESTVLSPEKTSHSLLTAEERHAQGIKSNLIRFSVGIEDTQDLKQDLLMAFSSDH
- a CDS encoding peroxiredoxin, which translates into the protein MSIVGKKFPDLKVNAIDEMGDTFEINILEKAKKENKKIVLFWYPKDFTYVCPTELHAFQDALPEFEKKNTIVIGASCDTAEVHFAWLNTPKDDGGIEGVTYPIISDSNRNLSSRLGILDITNERYDDEDGHLTVDGDNVTYRATYLIDEEGLVFHEGVNFFPVGRNVNEFLRMIDAYTHVQKHGEVCPANWEEGKESMKADRKGVSSYLSSN